In Populus trichocarpa isolate Nisqually-1 chromosome 16, P.trichocarpa_v4.1, whole genome shotgun sequence, a genomic segment contains:
- the LOC7465301 gene encoding 40S ribosomal protein S23: MGKTRGMGAGRKLKSHRRRQRWADKSYKKSNLGNEWKKPFAGSSHAKGIVLEKIGIEAKQPNSAIRKCARVQLIKNGKKIAAFVPNDGCLNYIEENDEVLIAGFGRKGHAVGDIPGVRFKVVKVSGVSLLALFKEKKEKPRS; the protein is encoded by the exons ATGGG TAAGACACGTGGTATGGGAGCTGGTCGCAAGCTTAAGTCCCACCGCAGAAGGCAGAGGTGGGCTGACAAATCTTACAAGAAGTCTAACCTTGGCAATGAGTGGAAGAAACCGTTTGCTGGATCATCTCATGCCAAAGGCATTGTTCTTGAGAAGAT AGGTATTGAGGCCAAGCAGCCTAACTCCGCTATTAGAAAGTGTGCTAGGGTTCAACTAATCAAAAATGGGAAGAAGATTGCTGCTTTTGTTCCAAATGATGGTTGCTTAAACTATATTGAAGAAAAT GATGAGGTGTTGATTGCTGGATTTGGACGTAAAGGTCATGCTGTTGGTGATATTCCTGGTGTTAGATTCAAGGTTGTGAAGGTTTCTGGAGTCTCACTTCTTGCACTTTTCaaagagaagaaggagaagccAAGGTCTTAG